From a region of the Besnoitia besnoiti strain Bb-Ger1 chromosome I, whole genome shotgun sequence genome:
- a CDS encoding Brf1p family coiled coil protein (encoded by transcript BESB_009110), with product MANAAIEKVTPAVTGKKEAKDKLAPVPKPNEKEYKGRIDAETKAIDEIKAKINELQQRITSMIGGRDEYNRKKQEMRARLDELQVQMDKYEGERKKLIEAIDSRQKEGLEMKQSVQDMRRKLGFSTTEEIDRRIAALEHSMMTSTLTLKEEKKLLDQIKQLKHNRPLVGKFAGLEAGASSFEETSVVPLRAMLDEARTKLLELRAMKREEQEKYFTLVKQRQEATAPGRELIEERDKLSKQMTEHMMKRREIQDEYKKENWKYQAYLAQQRQERNEKMKEERMRRQVEQERANLERQLEMVDEEPVDGEIVLLTQTIAYVQKIIDDHKQQTQEDSTAKQEKSVVEAPKGDGVALLPKNQREEEYFFAPKAMKKKNDGGIKKTKPKSIKHDIGTLLYFEQCGVAAPVFEADLEPCMKLLEEKLDAAKALQATKAARVEARRQEIQKELDAIDARANAGLNGAEKREEGEDEANGEEEEAE from the exons GAAATCAAGGCCAAAATC AACGAATTGCAGCAGCGCATCACGAGCATGATCGGCGGCCGGGATGAGTACAACCGGAAGAAGCAGGagatgcgcgcgcggctggacGAGCTGCAGGTCCAGATGGACAAATACGAgggcgagagaaagaagctCATTGAGGCGATTGACTCGCGCCAGAAAGAGGGCCTCGAAATG AAGCAGAGCGTCCAGGACATGAGGCGCAAGCTCGGCTTCTCGACGACAGAAGAGATCGACCGTCGCATCGCGGCTCTGGAGCACTCAATGATGACGAGCACGCTCAcgctgaaggaggagaagaagctctTGGACCAAATCAAGCAGCTGAAGCACAACCGACCGCTGGTCGGCAAGTTCGCGGGgctcgaggccggcgcgagcTCCTTCGAGGAAACCTCCGTGG TTCCCCTGCGCGCGATGCTGGATGAGGCGCGGACGAAGCTTTTGGAGTTGCGGGCGATGAAGCGCGAAGAGCAAGAGAAATACTTTACACTCGTCAAGCAGCGCCAGGAGGCTACGGCCCCGGGTCGCGAGCTGATCGAGGAGCGAGACAAGCTTTCCAAGCAGATGACTGAGCACATGATGAAG cgccgcgagatACAGGACGAGTACAAGAAGGAGAACTGGAAGTACCAGGCGTACCTTGCTCAGCAGCGCCAGGAAAGGAACGAGAAG ATGAAGGAGGAGCGTATGCGCCGCCAAGTCGAGCAGGAGCGCGCGAACCTGGAGCGTCAGCTCGAGATGGTTGACGAGGAGCCAGTCGACGGCGAGATCGTCCTGCTCACCCAGACCATCGCCTACGTGCAGAAGATCATCGATGATCAcaagcagcagacgcaggaagACTCCACCGCCAAGCAAGAGAAGAGCGTCGTCGAGGCG ccgaagggcgacggcgtggcGCTCTTGCCAAAGAAtcagcgagaggaggagtACTTCTTCGCTCCGAaggcgatgaagaagaagaatgACGGCGGCATCAAGAAGACCAAGCCCAAGAGCATCAAACACGATATCGGCACGCTGCTGTACTTCGAGCAGTGCGGA GTGGCTGCGCCAGTCTTCGAAGCGGACCTCGAGCCATGCATGAAGCTGCTGGAGGAGAagctcgacgcggcgaaggcgttgcaggcgacgaaggccgcccgcgtggaggcgcgccggcaagAGATCCAGAAGGAGCTGGATGCTATTGACGCGCGCGCCAACGCGGGCCTCAAcggcgccgagaagcgcgaggagggcgaggatgaggcgaacggcgaagaggaggaggctgagTAA